Proteins found in one Diorhabda sublineata isolate icDioSubl1.1 chromosome 9, icDioSubl1.1, whole genome shotgun sequence genomic segment:
- the LOC130448740 gene encoding uncharacterized protein LOC130448740 has product MRETHFQHEFKVNIWCGVICGYLIGPFELPTNLNGPLYLDFLQERLHELLEDIPLALRQNMQFLHDGAPPHYSLQVRQYLKEQFPHWPPRGPDLNPLDFSIWSQMKALVYKEKITSLPQLRRKIEEAADVIKNNTQGLFDIKRSDHKVY; this is encoded by the coding sequence ATGAGAGAAACACATTTTCAGCACGAGTTTaaggttaacatttggtgtggtgtaatatgtgggtatttaataggtccttttgaactgccaaccaatttaaatggacctctttatttagattttcttcaagaacgtttacacgaattactagaggatatacctctcgctttaagacaaaatatgcagtttttacacgacggagcaccaccacattattctttacaagttcgtcaatacttaaaGGAACAGTTTCCGCATTGGCCACCAAGAggccctgatttaaatcctttggatttttcaatttggtcgcaaatgaaggcattagtttacaaagaaaaaattacttctcttccacaactgcgacggaaaatagaagaagccgcggatgtaattaaaaataatacacaaggattatttgatattaagagatcggatcataaagtgtattga